A genome region from Triticum aestivum cultivar Chinese Spring chromosome 2B, IWGSC CS RefSeq v2.1, whole genome shotgun sequence includes the following:
- the LOC123042019 gene encoding uncharacterized protein, translating into MQTAKVRAKDMVSSAQEKAKEGSAEVQGKAGKAAATTHGEKEMAKEEERAHKAQADAQKHQEKAEHRAKAAAGCHGTAGTHGHHGPVGTPVAPDPAYPASGWHPAAEKYI; encoded by the coding sequence ATGCAGACGGCGAAGGTGAGGGCCAAGGACATGGTGAGCTCGGCCCAGGAGAAAGCGAAGGAGGGATCGGCCGAGGTGCAGGGCAAGGCGGGCAAAGCCGCGGCGACCACGCACGGCGAGAAGGAgatggccaaggaggaggagcgcgcgcacAAGGCCCAGGCCGACGCGCAGAAGCACCAGGAGAAGGCCGAGCACCGCGCCAAAGCGGCCGCGGGATGCCACGGCACGGCTGGGACGCACGGCCACCACGGCCCCGTCGGCACCCCTGTGGCCCCTGACCCCGCGTACCCGGCCAGCGGCTGGCACCCGGCGGCGGAGAAGTACATCTAG
- the LOC123042017 gene encoding uncharacterized protein yields the protein MGRRTGASLLRALLFASLFAGFAAHLAAGEKDCYDERDSVIRMCKWTIKKGSPYVIPDMPCRLEVRKVDMPCICRVLTAADGRIISTEKLVRCSREAGVALVRWKRSTPS from the coding sequence ATGGGCCGCCGCACCGGAGCCAGCCTCCTCCGTGCCCTGCTGTTCGCGTCGCTCTTCGCCGGGTTCGCGGCGCACCTCGCCGCGGGGGAGAAGGACTGCTACGACGAGAGGGACAGCGTCATCCGCATGTGCAAGTGGACCATCAAGAAGGGGAGCCCCTACGTGATCCCGGACATGCCCTGCCGCCTCGAGGTGAGGAAGGTGGACATGCCCTGCATCTGCCGCGTCCTCACCGCCGCCGACGGGAGGATCATCAGCACGGAGAAGCTCGTCCGCTGCTCCCGCGAAGCCGGCGTCGCCCTTGTCAGATGGAAGCGTTCTACTCCCTCGTAA